The window GTACTTCCGCGCGGGCCCCCTGTGGGCCAAACAACTCCCAACGATGAACATGTTTCCCCGCCGCCAGACTCAGCCCGGGCCAACGGGTCAGCTCTGCCGGGGCGTGTAATGTCCCCATCTGCTCAACCAATCGCGGGCTGGCATACAGCCGGTGCCCCCTGTCAGCAAGCACCCGCATGACCAAATCACTGTCTTCAAGAGGACGAGGTCGGACGCGAATCGCCACATCCAGACCTTCTCCGACAACGTCGACGCGGCGATTCGTGGCTTCAAGCTGTACTGCGACATCCGGATAACGCGCCATGAACCGGGCCAGCATGGGGCCGATATGGACATGCAACAGCGTCACCGGGCACGTCAGTTTAACAATGCCACGTGGCTCAACCTGCAACGCCGCAATGGCATCCTGTGCCGCCTGCGCCTCCACCAACATCGCCTTACAGTGTTCGTAAAAGGTCTGTCCGACCTCCGTGACATTAAACTGCCGGGTTGTTCGCTGAATCAAACGCACCCCCAGTCTCTCCTCCAGTTGCGCAATACGCCGACTGAGTTTGGATTTGGGCTCATCAAGCGCACGGCCTGCCGCTGCGAATCCTCCCTCTTCGACAACATGCACAAACCATGCGAAATCATTGAGATCCAGCTTCGTCATCTTATTGTCCTATTAATGAGACGGTGAGGACTATTTTAGCCACTACTCAGCTCGCTGTCATGGATATAAGCTTATTCACATCAAGATAACGCCACTGAGGAGATACATATGAAACACGTAACAGGCGTCTATACCGCACCTCGCCCACACTGGGTTGGCGATGGATTTCCAGTTCGCTCGATGTTCTCTTACCAGTCTCATGCTGAGCAGCTCAGTCCGTTCCTGCTGCTGGATTACGCGGGTCCGCATACCTTTACACCGGGTAATGAAAAGCGCGGCGTCGGTGAGCACCCGCACCGTGGTTTTGAAACAGTGACCATTGTTTACAGCGGTGAAGTTGAGCATCGCGACTCAACCGGGCGCGGCGGCATTATCGGTCCAGGCGATGTGCAGTGGATGACAGCAGGGGCCGGGATTTTACACGAAGAATTTCATTCGCCGGAATTTACCCGTAAGGGCGGCGAACTGGAAATGGTCCAGCTGTGGGTCAACCTGCCAGCCAAAGACAAAATGACCGTGCCGGGTTATCAGGGCATCAGCAGCGACGTTATTCCCACCGTCGACCTGCCAGATAACGCAGGTACCGTGCGCGTGATTGCGGGCAGCTATCAGGACACGAAGGGCCCCGCACATACCTTCTCACCGTTAAATGTGTGGGACATGCGCCTGCAAAGTAATCACCCGGTCACGCTGTCCCAACCGGAAGGATGGAGCACTGCGCTGGTGGTGCTGAAAGGCACGATCACCATCAACGGTGCCACCTCCGCGGGTGAGGCGCAGCTGGTGGTATTAAGCCAGCAGGGTAAAACCCTACATATCGAGGCCAGTAGCGACGCCAGCGTGCTGCTGCTG of the Citrobacter freundii genome contains:
- a CDS encoding pirin family protein; the encoded protein is MKHVTGVYTAPRPHWVGDGFPVRSMFSYQSHAEQLSPFLLLDYAGPHTFTPGNEKRGVGEHPHRGFETVTIVYSGEVEHRDSTGRGGIIGPGDVQWMTAGAGILHEEFHSPEFTRKGGELEMVQLWVNLPAKDKMTVPGYQGISSDVIPTVDLPDNAGTVRVIAGSYQDTKGPAHTFSPLNVWDMRLQSNHPVTLSQPEGWSTALVVLKGTITINGATSAGEAQLVVLSQQGKTLHIEASSDASVLLLSGEPLNEPIVGYGPFVMNTKQEIAEAVRDFNSGRFGQI
- a CDS encoding LysR family transcriptional regulator translates to MTKLDLNDFAWFVHVVEEGGFAAAGRALDEPKSKLSRRIAQLEERLGVRLIQRTTRQFNVTEVGQTFYEHCKAMLVEAQAAQDAIAALQVEPRGIVKLTCPVTLLHVHIGPMLARFMARYPDVAVQLEATNRRVDVVGEGLDVAIRVRPRPLEDSDLVMRVLADRGHRLYASPRLVEQMGTLHAPAELTRWPGLSLAAGKHVHRWELFGPQGARAEVHFTPRMITTDMLALREAAVAGVGVVQLPQLMVKDQLAAGELVALLDGWEPRREIIHAVFPSRRGLLPSVRALVDFLTEEYARMIED